GTGTCAAACCCGATGAAGAAGCCATTATTTATCAACCCAATGGCTGTGAAGAGTGTAGCCACAGTGGCTATGTCGGTCGTATCGGTATCTATGAATTGGTGCCGCTCAATGAAGTGATGCGCCAGTTGATTCACGATCGCGCTTCAGAGAGTAAGTTGGTTGCAGAAGCCCGCAAGCTTGGCCCCAGCATCCGCGACGACGGCATAGAGAAAGTACTGGCGGGTAGGACCTCCCTAGAGGAAGTGCTACGAGTTACGCAGGAGTCCTGATTGTGGCAGCTTTTGAGTATACAGCGCTGGCAGAATCCGGCCGCAAGAGCCGCGGTACGCTCGAGGCGGATAGCGCGCGCGCTGCGCGGCAGCAGCTGCGCGCTAAAGGTATGGTGCCCCTGGAAGTCAGTGCAGCTACCGAGAAAGAAGAGAAGGGCGGTGCCAGCTTTCTATCTGGTAGCCCTGGGCTGAGTGTTAAAAACCTGGCCCTGCTAACTCGGCAGATGTCCACCTTGCTTCGAGCGGGTATTCCCCTGGAAGAAACCCTTGGGGCCATTGCCAACCAGACTCGCAACCAAAAAATCAAGCGCGTGGTATTGGCTGTTCGGGGCAAAATTCTTGAAGGGCACAGCTTTGCCTTGGCCCTGAGCAGTTTTCCACGGGCATTCCCCAAACTCTATCGCGCTACGGTTGAAGCAGGGGAGCACTCTGGTCATTTGGATGCGGTGCTGGATCGCCTCGGTGACTACACGGAAGGGCAGCAGCAATTTCGCCAGAAGGTGCAGCTTGCTCTGATCTACCCAGTTGTTTTGGTATTTATCTGTGTATTGGTCGTAACCGGTTTGATGGTGTACGTGGTGCCTGATGTTATCGAGGTATTTACCGGCACCGGGCAGGTTTTGCCGCTGGCTACCCGTATCCTGGTGTCCATGAGTGATTTCATTTCTGCCTGGGGCTGGTTGGTGCCGCCGGCACTTGGAGCACTCATTTTTGGGGTTGTGATGATGCTGCGGCGCCCGGCAATCCGATATCGTTTCCACCATCGTTTGCTGGAGCTACCAATTATTGGTTGGTTGATACGCGGTGCTCAGAGTGCTCGTTATGTGGGTACCCTAGCGATTCTTACGGGCAGCAGTGTCCCGTTGGTACAAGCCATGGGTATCGCCGGTGGGGTAATGACCAATACCTTCCTTAAAGACAGACTCGATGCGGCTCAAAAGAGCGTGCGCGAGGGCGGGAGCCTTCGTAAAGCACTGGAAGATGTAGGCTATTTTCCACCGATGATGATCTACATGATCGCAAGTGGTGAGTCTTCGGGCACTCTCGATGAAATGCTGCAGCGTGCGGCGGATTCGCAAGAGCAGGATTTGCAGGGTGCGGTAACTGCCTTTGTGAGCATCTTTGAACCTTTGATGCTGCTGATAATGGCTGCCATCGTGTTGTTCATCGTTATGGCTATTATGATGCCAATTCTGAGCATGAACGAATTGGTCGTTTAACGCTCAAATTAGGTGTAGGTCAAAGAGAAATTGCGTAGCTGCTTCAGGAGGTTGGTATGAAATCCTTGCGCAACAGCGCCGGCTTTACACTGCTAGAGGCGTCGAAGATTCTTGTTGGGCTGGGAGCGGCAGTTTTGCTGGGCATGTTGCTGCTTTAGGCTGGGGAATCGTGTAATTTACTGATTTGGTGACTTTTAAATAATTGGGGTCACGAAGGGTATCGTGACCCTTGGGGTTCCCAGAGTTAGAGTGAACTAGGAGAGAAAAATGAAAACCCTACGTAAAAGTGGTGGCTTTACCCTGATTGAAATTATGGTGGTGATCGTAATTCTCGGGGTGCTTGGTGCACTGGTTGTACCTAATGTACTTGGCAAGACCGGAGAAGCTCGCATGAAAGCGGCAAGGGTTGACCTGAAAGCCATCGAGACTGCACTGGACCTCTACCGTATGGATAACTTTGTCTACCCCAGCTCTGACCAGGGTTTGATGGCATTGGTATCCCGCCCATCCGGCTTCCCCGAAGCGAAGAACTGGACTGAGCCCTACCTGAAGAAAGCGCCAAAAGATCCTTGGGGCTATGAATATCAGTACATCAGCCCAGGCAGTGCCGGTGCCTACGACCTGTTCACCCTCGGTGCCGATGGCAAAGCGGGCGGTGAGGGCGAAGCCGCTGATATCTACGTTACTGACCTGTAACACCTGAAATTTGCACTTGATGTATAGCATCGGTCGAAGCCGCGGCTTTACGCTGATCGAACTGTTGGTAGTGATTGTCATCATCGCCTCTCTGGCGGGCATGGCGACTCTATCGATGGGGAATTCTGGCGGGCGTGTGTGGCAAAAAGAAGCCCAGCGCCTGTCGGCCCTTTTACAGTTGGTTGCGGATCGAGCCCTGAT
This DNA window, taken from Microbulbifer sp. VAAF005, encodes the following:
- the gspF gene encoding type II secretion system inner membrane protein GspF — its product is MAAFEYTALAESGRKSRGTLEADSARAARQQLRAKGMVPLEVSAATEKEEKGGASFLSGSPGLSVKNLALLTRQMSTLLRAGIPLEETLGAIANQTRNQKIKRVVLAVRGKILEGHSFALALSSFPRAFPKLYRATVEAGEHSGHLDAVLDRLGDYTEGQQQFRQKVQLALIYPVVLVFICVLVVTGLMVYVVPDVIEVFTGTGQVLPLATRILVSMSDFISAWGWLVPPALGALIFGVVMMLRRPAIRYRFHHRLLELPIIGWLIRGAQSARYVGTLAILTGSSVPLVQAMGIAGGVMTNTFLKDRLDAAQKSVREGGSLRKALEDVGYFPPMMIYMIASGESSGTLDEMLQRAADSQEQDLQGAVTAFVSIFEPLMLLIMAAIVLFIVMAIMMPILSMNELVV
- the gspG gene encoding type II secretion system major pseudopilin GspG, with protein sequence MKTLRKSGGFTLIEIMVVIVILGVLGALVVPNVLGKTGEARMKAARVDLKAIETALDLYRMDNFVYPSSDQGLMALVSRPSGFPEAKNWTEPYLKKAPKDPWGYEYQYISPGSAGAYDLFTLGADGKAGGEGEAADIYVTDL